From the Leptospira biflexa serovar Patoc strain 'Patoc 1 (Paris)' genome, one window contains:
- the ybeY gene encoding rRNA maturation RNase YbeY, whose protein sequence is MNPSLSVFTHWNDESNQSEIFSDPVISNCEKILRFLAPEFLHSLELSIYLVNDSLMAEINEERRGKPATTDVLSFPLYSEHPPIPVQILGEVVISMETCKKQAMEIGHGLVDEFYRLLVHGILHNFGYDHETNEEDALLMRKMEDECLDLVFAT, encoded by the coding sequence ATGAACCCGTCCCTTTCGGTTTTCACTCATTGGAATGACGAATCAAACCAATCAGAAATTTTTTCTGATCCTGTGATATCCAATTGTGAAAAAATATTACGATTCTTAGCACCTGAGTTTTTACATTCATTGGAACTTTCAATTTATCTAGTCAATGATTCGCTAATGGCTGAAATTAATGAAGAGAGAAGAGGAAAACCTGCTACCACGGATGTTTTATCCTTTCCATTGTATTCGGAACATCCACCGATCCCTGTTCAAATTTTAGGTGAAGTAGTGATTTCAATGGAGACTTGTAAAAAACAAGCAATGGAAATTGGACATGGCCTCGTTGATGAATTTTATCGATTGTTAGTACATGGGATTTTACATAACTTTGGATATGACCATGAGACAAATGAGGAAGATGCTTTGCTCATGAGAAAAATGGAAGATGAATGTTTGGATTTGGTTTTTGCAACATAA
- a CDS encoding HD family phosphohydrolase — protein MKAIFDSSMTSVTDFLTKVRPVSVVRNIQIILVCLTLLFVTYVLSIPFFGQSKVNTDSDGLFSEGKIAPETIQSVKEFSYEDTEKTNLEKQKAKSNVPFAFDKDFGVLVAGIDTNLSEDLEILRVLVQEGKSNPTTVKDRIPRWRNRTNEEIQAILDYPKKEKLKNFIQQYTNLIFSKYCIVKEDLPFAKDLDKTGAKIRNIGTQDHTTIIDGNLVIPRSQIYKDGPVTAVLSKLASEKLPNVSDSLLKAVSRIGLYYVYSYPACNYNPEETENARVKAASAVSVQKSRIQANEIIVRAGDVITPEVKLKLDMMNLYATRANLASIISIFLTQCVLIVIVGFYLIRYRPNRLNDLSSNLIIFFTLWIVIASIYLLSKVFYATDSDLSTVYYFGMFVPVGMLCLLLGFVYDEQLSIAIGFFLSFAVFFASRYNPTSFMLAFTVAVMSSIYGRRLLKRIDFLKAGFLLTFVQILVTTAGYLFDGREFFVSTGTGFFKDLSNSNLFRITVMCFVNGFASATAVQFLLPLYEYIFNIPTRFKLIELADTGHPLLQQLLTKAPSTYTHTFMVAALSERAAQNLNLDRLLVRVGVYFHDIGKIPNAGFFVENQHLIPKPEHIDKNNPALAAKTVIDHVLDGIEMAKKARLPREIINFIPEHHGTSTMAFFYHKALQEISSSARRNINKKDFQYPGPKPQSKETAIVMIADSLEAASRSLDEVSQESLDDLIRKIINSKLAENQLDESGLTIGDLEIIKASFKEVLLSSLHQRPKYPKPEDTKALESANTKKTKR, from the coding sequence ATGAAAGCAATCTTTGATTCTTCGATGACGAGTGTGACCGACTTTCTAACAAAAGTTAGGCCAGTATCTGTGGTTCGGAACATTCAAATCATTTTGGTTTGTCTGACTTTACTTTTTGTGACTTATGTTCTTTCGATTCCTTTTTTTGGCCAATCGAAGGTCAACACCGACTCCGATGGCTTATTTTCAGAAGGAAAAATTGCCCCTGAAACCATCCAGTCGGTCAAAGAGTTTTCATACGAAGATACTGAAAAAACAAATTTAGAAAAACAAAAAGCTAAATCGAATGTTCCTTTTGCTTTTGATAAAGACTTCGGTGTGTTAGTCGCAGGTATCGATACCAATTTATCAGAAGATTTAGAAATTTTACGTGTCCTTGTCCAGGAAGGGAAATCAAATCCGACAACGGTCAAAGATCGAATTCCTAGATGGCGCAATCGTACAAACGAAGAAATCCAAGCCATCTTGGATTATCCGAAAAAAGAAAAATTAAAAAACTTCATCCAACAGTATACAAATTTGATTTTTTCGAAGTATTGTATTGTCAAAGAAGATTTGCCTTTTGCCAAAGACCTCGACAAGACGGGAGCCAAAATCAGAAACATTGGAACCCAAGACCATACCACCATCATTGACGGAAATTTGGTCATCCCTAGATCTCAAATTTATAAAGACGGACCTGTGACTGCCGTGTTATCAAAGTTAGCTTCTGAGAAATTACCAAATGTATCCGATTCTCTATTAAAAGCTGTATCTAGGATTGGTTTGTACTATGTGTATTCCTATCCTGCCTGCAATTATAACCCAGAAGAAACGGAAAATGCGAGGGTGAAAGCAGCAAGTGCAGTTTCAGTTCAAAAAAGCCGAATCCAAGCCAATGAAATCATCGTAAGAGCAGGTGATGTCATCACACCAGAAGTGAAGTTAAAACTGGACATGATGAATTTATATGCTACAAGGGCAAATCTTGCCTCTATCATTTCGATTTTTCTCACACAATGTGTTCTCATTGTGATAGTGGGATTTTATTTAATTCGATACAGACCCAATCGATTGAATGACTTATCGAGTAACTTAATTATCTTTTTTACACTTTGGATTGTGATCGCTTCGATTTATCTATTGTCGAAGGTATTCTATGCAACTGACAGTGATTTGTCGACCGTATATTATTTTGGAATGTTTGTTCCTGTGGGGATGCTCTGTTTGTTACTCGGTTTTGTCTATGATGAACAACTCTCCATCGCCATCGGTTTCTTTTTGTCCTTTGCTGTCTTCTTTGCGTCTAGATACAATCCTACCTCATTCATGTTGGCCTTTACTGTTGCGGTGATGAGTTCCATTTACGGGCGACGTTTGCTCAAACGAATTGATTTCCTGAAAGCTGGTTTTTTACTCACCTTTGTGCAAATCCTTGTGACGACAGCAGGTTACTTATTTGATGGTCGTGAGTTTTTTGTCTCCACTGGCACTGGTTTTTTTAAGGATCTTTCCAATTCCAATTTATTTCGCATCACCGTAATGTGTTTTGTGAATGGATTTGCGAGTGCCACGGCCGTTCAGTTTTTACTGCCTCTATATGAGTATATTTTTAATATTCCCACTCGATTCAAATTGATCGAACTGGCCGATACAGGCCATCCATTATTACAACAACTTTTGACAAAGGCCCCATCGACTTACACCCATACCTTTATGGTGGCAGCCCTATCCGAAAGAGCTGCACAAAATCTCAATTTGGATCGTCTTCTAGTGCGTGTGGGTGTGTATTTTCATGACATTGGAAAAATTCCCAATGCTGGCTTTTTTGTAGAAAACCAACATTTAATCCCAAAACCAGAACATATCGATAAAAATAATCCGGCTCTTGCTGCCAAAACCGTCATTGATCACGTGTTAGATGGAATTGAGATGGCAAAAAAGGCAAGGCTTCCACGAGAAATTATCAATTTTATTCCCGAACACCATGGGACATCTACCATGGCCTTTTTTTACCATAAGGCCTTACAAGAAATTTCGAGTTCGGCACGTAGAAATATTAATAAAAAAGATTTTCAATACCCAGGTCCAAAACCACAAAGTAAAGAAACTGCTATTGTGATGATCGCAGATTCTTTGGAAGCCGCCTCTCGTTCGTTAGATGAAGTATCACAAGAAAGTTTGGATGATCTCATTCGTAAAATCATCAATTCAAAGCTTGCCGAAAATCAATTGGATGAGAGTGGACTGACAATCGGAGATTTAGAAATCATCAAAGCAAGTTTCAAAGAAGTATTACTTTCCAGTCTTCACCAAAGACCAAAATACCCAAAACCAGAAGATACAAAGGCCTTAGAGTCAGCGAATACCAAAAAGACGAAGCGATGA
- a CDS encoding PhoH family protein translates to MDESFTFQEESLYQTVCGISDSKLPLWESRLSVKLIPRGKSLIIQGSPDHVQVALDTFQKVEENFKRRPDKSEYSFFDIDYLVNKVKDSSGGWPTPGSSDFQKEGETWTPKDKIFVTFKGKPIFPRTKNQESFVDSLHKNYITIAMGPAGTGKTFLSIATACRMMQTGEVDRLILTRPAVEAGENLGFLPGDLTQKVNPYLRPIYDALHECIGFEKTTEYLQVGKIEIAPIAFMRGRTLSHSFIILDEAQNCTLPQLKMFLTRFGKNSKMAISGDATQIDLAHGRSGLEKTVYTLRNLNGIETIFFGREDITRHPIVESIVRRFEENESLFNKKP, encoded by the coding sequence ATGGATGAGAGTTTTACATTTCAGGAAGAATCCCTCTACCAGACGGTATGTGGGATCAGTGACAGCAAACTCCCGTTATGGGAAAGTCGACTGAGTGTTAAACTCATCCCGCGTGGAAAATCTCTCATCATCCAAGGGAGCCCTGACCATGTCCAAGTGGCACTTGATACCTTTCAGAAGGTAGAAGAAAATTTCAAACGAAGGCCTGATAAGTCTGAGTATTCCTTTTTTGATATCGATTACTTAGTGAACAAAGTGAAGGATTCTAGTGGTGGTTGGCCGACTCCTGGTTCATCTGATTTCCAAAAAGAAGGGGAAACTTGGACTCCGAAAGATAAAATCTTTGTAACCTTCAAAGGAAAACCCATTTTCCCCCGTACAAAAAACCAAGAAAGTTTTGTGGATAGCCTTCATAAAAACTACATCACCATTGCTATGGGTCCTGCCGGTACGGGAAAAACGTTTTTATCCATCGCCACAGCATGTCGAATGATGCAAACTGGAGAAGTGGATAGGTTGATTCTCACAAGGCCTGCAGTGGAAGCGGGGGAAAATCTTGGTTTTTTACCAGGTGACTTAACCCAAAAAGTAAACCCATACCTTCGTCCCATCTACGATGCGTTACACGAATGTATTGGCTTCGAAAAAACAACAGAATACTTACAGGTGGGTAAAATTGAGATTGCTCCCATTGCTTTTATGCGAGGCCGGACACTCTCCCATTCCTTTATCATTTTGGACGAAGCGCAAAACTGTACGCTCCCGCAACTCAAAATGTTTCTCACTCGATTCGGAAAAAATTCCAAAATGGCGATTTCTGGGGATGCCACCCAAATTGACCTGGCCCATGGCAGGTCTGGACTTGAAAAAACAGTTTACACTCTTCGAAATTTGAATGGAATAGAGACAATTTTTTTCGGAAGGGAAGACATTACCCGCCATCCGATTGTGGAATCCATTGTCCGACGATTCGAAGAAAACGAGAGTTTATTTAACAAAAAACCATGA
- the aspS gene encoding aspartate--tRNA ligase yields the protein MNQWVTSEYKNRISATSVSDASVGKTLFLSGWAFRYRDQGGVIFIDLRDRSGILQIVARKEILGDDFSKVEKIRSEFVIAVKGKLSLRDADSINPKMETGKYELIAESVEILNSSKTPPFTLDEFDPSGEEIRLKYRYLDMRREELRDRLVLRHKLTFALREYLDSKSFLEIETPILNKSTPEGARDFLVPSRLNAGEFYALPQSPQLFKQILMIGGMERYFQIVKCFRDEDLRADRQPEFTQLDMEFSFVTEEDIRREIEAMWAFALKKVFQLEVNAPFMTMPYHVAMEEYGSDKPDIRFGMKLVNVSEHVKSCDFQVFTGAITSGGVVKAICVPGGSVISRKEIEDLTAWLSRDYRAKGLAYMKHGANGLESTITKRFSPEALEAIAKAVGSKEGDMVFFGADSSKIVNASLGALRLKLSEKYDPPKVPYSFHWVVDFPMFEIDETTKSWTFLHHPFTSPKEEDFQKLRDWKDGKEVDLSSIGAKAYDLVLNGTEIGGGSIRIHNPEIQSLVLEAIGIGEEDAKSKFGFLLDALSFGAPPHGGIAFGVDRIMMLLTGGTSIRDVIAFPKTQKGTCMMSEAPGPVEAKQLEELKLRVVTI from the coding sequence TTGAATCAGTGGGTCACATCAGAATACAAAAATAGAATTAGTGCAACGAGTGTATCGGATGCATCTGTCGGTAAAACTTTATTCCTTTCTGGATGGGCTTTCCGTTACCGCGACCAGGGGGGGGTGATCTTCATTGACCTGCGTGATCGATCTGGAATCTTACAAATTGTTGCAAGAAAAGAAATCTTAGGCGATGACTTCTCTAAAGTCGAAAAAATTCGTTCTGAATTCGTAATTGCGGTAAAGGGAAAACTTTCCCTAAGGGATGCTGATTCTATCAATCCAAAGATGGAAACCGGCAAATACGAGTTAATCGCCGAATCTGTCGAAATTTTAAACTCATCCAAAACTCCTCCTTTTACATTAGATGAGTTTGATCCATCGGGTGAAGAAATCCGTTTGAAGTATCGTTACCTTGATATGAGACGTGAAGAACTTCGGGATCGTTTAGTGTTGCGACACAAACTAACTTTTGCTTTGCGAGAGTATTTGGACAGTAAGTCATTTTTGGAAATTGAAACCCCCATTTTAAATAAGTCCACTCCAGAAGGAGCTAGGGACTTTCTTGTGCCTTCTCGTTTGAATGCAGGTGAGTTTTATGCACTCCCACAGTCCCCGCAACTTTTTAAGCAGATCCTAATGATTGGTGGAATGGAACGATACTTCCAAATTGTAAAATGTTTTCGGGATGAAGACTTACGAGCGGACCGCCAACCTGAATTCACACAACTCGATATGGAGTTTTCCTTTGTCACAGAAGAAGACATCCGCCGTGAGATTGAAGCGATGTGGGCGTTTGCCTTAAAGAAAGTGTTCCAGTTAGAAGTGAACGCACCTTTTATGACCATGCCGTATCATGTGGCGATGGAAGAATACGGTTCGGACAAACCAGACATTCGTTTTGGAATGAAACTTGTGAATGTATCAGAACATGTGAAATCTTGTGACTTCCAAGTGTTTACGGGTGCCATCACGAGTGGTGGAGTTGTCAAAGCGATTTGTGTTCCAGGTGGATCTGTGATTTCTAGAAAAGAAATTGAAGACCTCACGGCATGGCTTTCCCGCGACTACCGTGCCAAAGGCCTGGCTTATATGAAACATGGGGCAAATGGGCTGGAATCCACCATCACCAAACGGTTTTCCCCGGAAGCACTTGAGGCTATTGCCAAAGCCGTTGGATCCAAAGAAGGGGATATGGTATTTTTTGGTGCTGATTCTTCCAAAATTGTGAATGCTTCTCTTGGTGCCTTACGTTTGAAATTATCCGAAAAATACGATCCACCTAAGGTCCCTTATAGTTTCCATTGGGTCGTAGACTTTCCTATGTTTGAAATTGATGAAACAACCAAATCATGGACCTTCCTTCATCATCCATTCACATCTCCGAAGGAAGAAGACTTTCAGAAACTAAGAGATTGGAAGGACGGGAAAGAAGTTGACCTTTCTTCGATTGGGGCGAAAGCTTATGATTTAGTTTTGAATGGAACAGAGATTGGTGGTGGATCCATTCGTATCCACAACCCAGAAATCCAAAGTCTCGTACTCGAAGCGATTGGAATTGGGGAAGAAGATGCCAAATCCAAGTTTGGATTTTTACTCGATGCACTCTCGTTTGGAGCGCCACCTCATGGTGGGATTGCCTTTGGTGTGGATCGGATCATGATGTTACTCACTGGTGGGACTTCCATCCGTGATGTGATTGCTTTCCCAAAAACACAAAAAGGAACTTGTATGATGAGTGAAGCGCCAGGTCCTGTGGAAGCAAAACAATTAGAAGAACTCAAACTTAGGGTAGTCACAATCTAA
- the dnaB gene encoding replicative DNA helicase yields MNSNPLQELESEKNLIGYLLMRGVAGQEDLGLSPEDFYMDTHRRVFEAVTDLINEGINIDLVTVTNQMREKRLFKDESRDLEYITSLYKDTVPFQPLEYYVRRVKRVSDRRKYVEALSQAIDKVKIEPGENDSVFSLIEQSLMDISRQERSKGLRKVKDDANALIDYIKNVVAASQNGTGGINGLKTHFTGLDMATTGLKSHELMILAARPGNGKTTFALNIAANAALKERKTVVIFSLEMSRIELLLKLISADARIDSYALKAGTLTSAQMTQLKDSIGNITSASLYIDDSGYLTIQEFSARLRQLRTTEEVGLVIVDYLQLMSDPKAAMGGRQQEVANISRGLKQMAREVGCPIIALSQMNRSIENRSKDQRPQLSDLRESGAIEQDADIVCFIYREEMVKPPEELDPNKRGMAEIIIAKNRAGATADFPLMFNPKISRFDNVPL; encoded by the coding sequence ATGAATTCTAACCCCCTTCAGGAATTAGAGTCTGAGAAGAACTTAATCGGTTACTTACTCATGCGAGGGGTAGCCGGGCAGGAAGACTTAGGTCTTAGCCCGGAAGACTTTTATATGGATACCCATAGAAGAGTCTTCGAAGCGGTCACAGACCTCATAAATGAAGGGATCAATATCGACCTAGTAACGGTCACAAACCAAATGCGAGAAAAACGTCTCTTTAAAGACGAATCTCGCGATCTGGAATACATCACTTCCCTATATAAAGATACAGTCCCCTTTCAGCCGTTAGAGTATTATGTGCGACGTGTCAAACGTGTTTCCGATAGACGGAAATATGTTGAGGCCCTCTCACAAGCGATCGATAAAGTCAAAATTGAACCGGGTGAAAACGATTCTGTATTTAGTTTGATCGAACAGTCACTGATGGATATCTCTCGCCAAGAGAGATCCAAAGGTTTACGGAAAGTCAAAGACGATGCCAATGCCCTCATTGATTACATTAAAAATGTAGTCGCGGCAAGTCAAAATGGAACCGGTGGGATCAATGGATTAAAAACCCATTTTACGGGACTTGATATGGCTACCACAGGTCTTAAGTCACACGAACTCATGATCCTTGCTGCACGTCCAGGGAATGGTAAAACTACATTTGCCTTAAACATTGCCGCCAATGCCGCCTTAAAAGAACGTAAAACAGTTGTTATTTTCTCACTCGAGATGAGCCGGATCGAATTACTTCTCAAACTCATCAGTGCGGATGCAAGGATTGATTCTTATGCGTTAAAGGCGGGAACTTTAACCTCGGCTCAAATGACACAACTGAAAGACAGTATTGGAAACATCACTTCTGCAAGTTTGTACATTGATGACTCAGGGTATTTGACGATCCAAGAGTTTTCGGCAAGACTCCGACAACTTCGTACCACTGAAGAAGTGGGTCTTGTGATTGTGGATTATTTACAACTTATGAGTGACCCAAAAGCCGCTATGGGTGGAAGGCAACAAGAGGTTGCCAATATTTCCAGGGGCTTAAAACAAATGGCAAGGGAAGTTGGTTGTCCCATCATCGCTTTATCGCAGATGAATCGTTCCATTGAAAACCGCTCCAAAGACCAAAGGCCACAACTTTCCGACTTACGGGAGTCAGGTGCCATTGAGCAGGATGCGGACATTGTATGTTTTATTTATCGGGAAGAAATGGTGAAACCTCCCGAAGAGTTAGACCCCAATAAAAGGGGGATGGCTGAGATCATCATCGCCAAAAACAGAGCGGGAGCAACGGCCGATTTTCCATTGATGTTCAATCCGAAGATCAGCCGTTTCGATAACGTTCCATTATAA
- the rplI gene encoding 50S ribosomal protein L9: MKVVLQKDVLNLGDAGDVKEVADGYARNFLIPRRLAVRANDGNTKAAIHQKRLAELKRDKRVKVMKELSASIDGKTYEIKVKVGENDKLFGSVTANDIALAIKNTGVELDKRKLDLGEPIKSVGEFKIKVRLAEGVVPGIIVKVVGQA; encoded by the coding sequence ATGAAAGTTGTATTACAAAAAGACGTATTAAATCTTGGTGATGCTGGGGATGTAAAAGAAGTTGCTGATGGTTATGCACGTAACTTCCTCATTCCAAGAAGACTTGCCGTACGTGCAAACGATGGAAACACAAAAGCCGCCATCCACCAAAAGAGACTTGCTGAACTCAAACGCGACAAACGTGTGAAAGTGATGAAGGAACTTTCTGCTTCGATCGATGGTAAAACATACGAAATCAAAGTGAAAGTGGGTGAGAACGACAAACTTTTTGGTTCTGTAACAGCGAATGATATTGCTCTCGCAATTAAAAACACTGGTGTGGAACTCGACAAACGCAAACTAGACTTAGGTGAACCAATTAAATCTGTTGGTGAGTTTAAAATCAAAGTTCGTTTGGCAGAAGGTGTTGTTCCTGGGATCATTGTAAAAGTCGTCGGCCAAGCATAG
- the rpsR gene encoding 30S ribosomal protein S18: MEDDEKGGFRGKDGEGKFGRKNAKYKKKVCKFCADKALLAGLDYKRVDILERFVTNRGKIIPRRITGTCGKHQRALAREIRKSRSIGLLPFKVL, encoded by the coding sequence ATGGAAGACGACGAAAAAGGTGGTTTCCGTGGTAAAGACGGAGAAGGTAAGTTCGGTCGTAAAAACGCAAAATACAAAAAGAAAGTATGTAAGTTCTGTGCTGACAAAGCCTTACTTGCAGGTCTTGATTACAAACGAGTTGATATCTTAGAAAGATTTGTGACCAATCGTGGTAAAATCATTCCAAGAAGGATCACAGGAACTTGTGGCAAACACCAAAGAGCCCTTGCTCGTGAAATCAGAAAATCCAGATCCATCGGTTTACTACCGTTTAAAGTTCTGTAG
- a CDS encoding single-stranded DNA-binding protein has product MANDLNKVLLIGRMTRDPEFKSVNGSSVVNFSIANNRVYVTNGEKKEETHYFDCVAWGRLADILKQYAGKGKQVAIEGRLQQQSWETPEGKKASKIRVYVESAQLLGGQGQGQGGGSGDRTDSSNSYDSGVSSGYDDYPAGDDDIPF; this is encoded by the coding sequence ATGGCTAACGATCTAAACAAAGTACTACTCATCGGTCGTATGACCCGTGACCCGGAATTCAAATCGGTGAACGGAAGTTCTGTTGTCAATTTTTCAATTGCAAATAACAGAGTTTATGTGACTAACGGCGAAAAAAAAGAGGAAACTCATTATTTCGACTGTGTTGCATGGGGCCGACTTGCTGACATTTTAAAACAATATGCAGGCAAGGGAAAACAAGTAGCGATTGAAGGTAGACTCCAACAACAGTCATGGGAAACTCCCGAAGGCAAAAAAGCCTCAAAGATCCGCGTTTATGTTGAATCCGCGCAATTGCTCGGTGGACAAGGACAAGGACAAGGTGGTGGATCAGGAGACCGTACTGACAGTTCCAATTCTTATGATTCCGGCGTAAGTAGTGGTTATGATGATTATCCAGCCGGCGATGACGACATTCCTTTTTGA
- the rpsF gene encoding 30S ribosomal protein S6, whose product MRNYEITNILREGNVEETKSAVKELLSKYNFTIQGEEDWGSKRLWHPVGQDEQGHFTLIKCSGSPTEVAKIEHEFKLNVNILKTLVIRANG is encoded by the coding sequence ATGAGAAACTACGAAATCACGAATATTCTTCGTGAAGGGAATGTAGAAGAGACGAAGTCTGCCGTAAAAGAGCTTCTCTCCAAATACAACTTCACGATCCAAGGCGAAGAGGATTGGGGTTCTAAAAGACTCTGGCATCCCGTTGGACAAGACGAACAAGGCCATTTTACACTCATTAAGTGTTCTGGATCTCCTACAGAAGTCGCAAAGATTGAACATGAGTTTAAACTCAATGTGAATATCTTAAAAACCCTCGTAATTAGGGCAAATGGCTAA
- a CDS encoding CapA family protein → MKSSYFVSLVLIPLFLFSADIPEDPENRLELPANSLYQFQTESGETLQYPNSIKLWFGGDVMFNWGVRDAMRSDDIMFSFRSFFRYLDQFDYRFINLETPILHKTPAADQRKSYVFYGERRDLTVLRSLGIDGVFLGNNHTMDFGENGLFETLDLLDEFKILHTGAGKNTDQALLPIQVKKGNTEFRLFSFSDTGETRLFSGTNSPGAAYFRVATAEKIIKKTKPGQVNVLSVHWGVEYNPTPMETERNAAKYLINAGYKVIIGHHPHVPQGIEVFPKGIVVYSLGNFFFGSKNQYLKHNISVVTHFDGDKLLFVEVIPVFGKHQSMPGDHYFFPLGPKEAENFLKEYAILCKQLGTDLVISGGRGYVFFEKELKAKLKP, encoded by the coding sequence ATGAAATCATCTTATTTTGTTTCGTTAGTATTAATCCCCCTTTTTCTTTTTTCGGCAGACATACCGGAAGATCCTGAAAACAGATTAGAACTACCGGCAAACTCTCTGTATCAATTCCAAACAGAATCAGGAGAGACTCTTCAATATCCAAATTCCATAAAACTCTGGTTTGGTGGGGATGTTATGTTTAATTGGGGAGTTCGGGATGCAATGCGATCGGATGATATCATGTTTTCGTTTCGAAGTTTTTTCCGTTACCTGGATCAGTTTGACTATCGTTTCATCAATTTAGAAACACCAATTTTACACAAAACCCCAGCTGCCGACCAAAGGAAATCGTATGTATTTTATGGGGAAAGAAGGGACCTAACTGTATTACGGTCTCTTGGAATCGATGGTGTGTTTTTAGGGAATAACCATACCATGGACTTTGGGGAAAATGGATTATTTGAAACCTTAGATTTGTTAGATGAATTTAAGATTTTACATACAGGTGCAGGGAAAAACACAGACCAAGCCTTGTTGCCCATCCAAGTCAAAAAAGGGAATACAGAATTTCGTTTGTTTTCCTTTTCCGATACAGGTGAGACACGACTTTTTTCGGGCACAAATTCTCCTGGAGCTGCTTACTTTCGTGTGGCGACAGCAGAAAAGATCATCAAAAAAACAAAACCAGGTCAAGTGAATGTTTTGTCTGTTCATTGGGGAGTGGAATACAACCCGACACCAATGGAAACAGAACGTAATGCGGCAAAATATTTAATTAACGCAGGTTATAAGGTAATCATTGGCCACCATCCTCACGTTCCACAAGGGATTGAAGTGTTCCCCAAAGGGATTGTTGTTTATTCTCTTGGTAATTTTTTCTTTGGTTCCAAAAACCAATACTTAAAACACAATATTTCTGTTGTGACCCATTTTGATGGAGACAAACTTCTGTTTGTGGAAGTGATTCCTGTGTTTGGGAAACACCAATCGATGCCAGGGGATCATTACTTTTTTCCACTGGGTCCAAAAGAAGCCGAAAATTTTTTAAAAGAGTATGCGATCCTCTGCAAACAATTGGGAACCGATTTGGTAATCTCTGGCGGAAGGGGTTATGTTTTTTTTGAAAAGGAACTAAAAGCCAAACTAAAACCATAA